Proteins encoded in a region of the Leptolyngbya subtilissima AS-A7 genome:
- a CDS encoding GTPase family protein, giving the protein MVRLQPWQWAVLALPLVAIAGFILTAAGAQIHAWKLNWIWGVIVLMLVLWRGLLARWTKPVFKQMEAALEQVQQELDEVTEAEAPASIPNVKSAAAALEDILVAAQQDPPLWEDWNPFWGRCREVVTAVAQAHHPGVKYPLLNIYLPDAYGLLRGTVDDVDRWIDTLTPVLGQVTVGQAVQGYEVYRQVEPSARKLWQAWNWAQWLINPAAAAARTLSEPTNALANQQLLGNLNALLREATLRNLYRQSVALYSGELPTLPGPQKPLPTAQTQTLREILDQAESVEQVAEKPVNILLVGRTGAGKSSVINTLFDSDRAEVDVLPSTDTISTYRWQGDAGETLTLWDSPGYEQVNRTDYRDQLLDCAREADLLLLVTPALDPALQMDADLLRDMREEVPDLPAITALTQVDRLRPLREWQPPYDWQWGNRPKEVSIREATRYRQEQLGELCDRILPLVTRNAERPGWNVDALSTALVELIDPAKELRLARFLRDRETKITASARLINRYRLQMSTTQGVTAFLKSPVLKFLATLTTGSPALAYLLAEQIPVEQLPVVLGKLQLAYDLFKVIGPDKVQLDLLTLWPLLLDHNDQPDRAAWAFGHAMVEYWSQGLAIADTRQRVEHYLGQYDNR; this is encoded by the coding sequence ATGGTGCGACTTCAACCCTGGCAGTGGGCGGTGCTGGCGCTGCCTCTGGTGGCGATCGCCGGATTCATTCTGACCGCAGCAGGCGCGCAAATTCACGCCTGGAAGCTGAACTGGATCTGGGGCGTGATCGTTCTCATGTTGGTGCTGTGGCGAGGATTGCTGGCTCGCTGGACTAAGCCTGTCTTTAAGCAGATGGAAGCGGCGCTAGAGCAGGTTCAGCAGGAGCTGGATGAGGTAACCGAAGCAGAAGCCCCAGCTAGCATTCCTAATGTTAAGTCCGCCGCTGCGGCACTGGAAGACATTCTCGTGGCGGCCCAGCAAGATCCACCCCTGTGGGAAGACTGGAACCCCTTTTGGGGGCGCTGCCGCGAGGTGGTGACGGCGGTGGCCCAGGCCCACCATCCTGGTGTGAAATACCCGCTGCTCAACATTTACCTGCCCGATGCCTATGGCCTGCTGCGGGGCACCGTAGACGATGTCGATCGCTGGATTGACACCCTAACTCCGGTGCTGGGCCAGGTGACCGTGGGTCAAGCAGTGCAGGGCTATGAGGTCTACCGCCAGGTCGAACCCTCGGCTCGAAAGCTCTGGCAGGCGTGGAACTGGGCGCAGTGGTTGATCAACCCCGCCGCCGCCGCCGCCCGCACCCTGAGCGAACCCACCAATGCCCTGGCTAACCAGCAGCTTTTGGGCAATTTGAATGCGCTGCTGCGAGAGGCTACCCTACGGAACCTGTACCGCCAGTCGGTAGCGCTTTACAGCGGTGAACTGCCAACCCTGCCTGGCCCCCAAAAGCCGCTGCCTACGGCCCAGACTCAGACTCTGCGGGAGATTCTCGACCAGGCTGAGTCGGTGGAGCAGGTGGCTGAGAAACCTGTCAACATTTTGCTGGTGGGGCGCACCGGGGCAGGTAAGAGCAGTGTGATCAACACGCTGTTTGACAGCGATCGCGCCGAGGTTGATGTGCTGCCCAGTACCGATACCATCAGCACCTACCGCTGGCAGGGCGACGCGGGCGAAACCCTCACTCTATGGGATTCTCCAGGTTACGAGCAGGTGAATCGCACCGACTATCGCGACCAGCTGCTCGACTGCGCCCGCGAGGCCGACCTGCTGCTGCTGGTCACCCCCGCCCTCGACCCAGCCCTGCAAATGGATGCCGATTTGCTGCGCGACATGCGCGAGGAGGTGCCCGATCTGCCCGCCATTACGGCTCTAACTCAGGTAGATCGGCTGCGGCCCCTGCGGGAGTGGCAGCCCCCCTACGACTGGCAGTGGGGCAACCGTCCTAAAGAAGTTTCTATCCGCGAGGCCACCCGCTACCGGCAAGAGCAGCTAGGGGAACTGTGCGATCGCATCTTGCCCCTGGTCACCCGCAACGCCGAGCGCCCTGGGTGGAATGTCGATGCCTTGTCCACCGCATTAGTCGAGCTGATTGACCCCGCCAAGGAACTGCGGCTGGCGCGGTTTTTGCGCGATCGCGAAACCAAGATCACGGCTTCGGCCCGTCTGATCAATCGCTACCGTCTGCAGATGAGCACCACCCAGGGGGTGACAGCTTTTCTCAAAAGCCCGGTGCTAAAGTTTCTCGCCACCCTCACCACCGGCTCCCCGGCTCTGGCCTACCTACTAGCCGAGCAAATTCCAGTCGAGCAGCTGCCCGTGGTGTTGGGCAAGCTCCAGCTCGCCTACGACCTGTTTAAGGTGATTGGCCCTGACAAGGTCCAGTTAGACCTACTCACCCTCTGGCCGCTGCTGCTCGACCACAACGACCAGCCCGATCGCGCCGCCTGGGCCTTTGGCCACGCCATGGTTGAATATTGGAGCCAGGGGCTAGCGATCGCCGACACCCGCCAGCGAGTTGAACATTACCTGGGGCAATACGATAATCGTTGA
- a CDS encoding SUMF1/EgtB/PvdO family nonheme iron enzyme, translating into MTNAKSIFISYRRLTSIDITGRIYDRLVAHFGENSIFKDIDSIPFGVNFRHYLEQEVSHCPVLLAIIDPQWLRIADAHGKPKLANPSDWVRVEIEAALRRDRLVIPVLVNGATLPEDAALPEGLRGLVHRQSAVVRCDPDFHRDLDRLIHRIEGVFNSLAVVSSPPPSPPVFSPIDRQAAALDTAKKPAQVSRARPMGRRRWLRMAGLGLLGGGTAMAVRQQVPALQTLAPGNISQAMPSLVTLLDRLQQALEQGEVPTAEPPDLEPSGVESLEPSEVATPDPEVPALEVADSGELYSYESVSVDEFGMGRSQIKFSTPSHKALRLETPIGPVTLRLVSIVGGQFVLGAPDTELGHDPSQPPQTIAAVDSFWMSVHPITQGQWRAVALLPTVKRDLDPNPAYFTGNDRPVEQVSWQEAVEFCDRLNQLIESHPDQPGLRRYRLPTEIEWEYACRAKTTTPFHTGQTLTTDLANYNGTKPYRQEPVGQFRGTTTAVGAFGKANDFGLYDMHGNVLEWCSPNRDASSNDDWRVVRGGSWQSPPQQCRSAYRAGLKADTRSNEVGFRIVGEG; encoded by the coding sequence ATGACTAATGCCAAGTCTATTTTCATTTCCTATCGTCGGTTAACTAGCATCGACATCACAGGGCGAATATATGACCGTTTAGTGGCTCATTTTGGCGAAAACAGCATCTTTAAGGATATTGATTCAATTCCTTTTGGAGTGAATTTTCGTCACTATTTAGAACAAGAGGTTAGCCATTGCCCTGTGCTGCTAGCAATCATTGACCCCCAATGGTTAAGGATTGCCGATGCTCACGGCAAGCCCAAATTGGCGAACCCCTCTGACTGGGTACGGGTGGAAATTGAGGCGGCTCTGCGACGCGATCGCCTCGTCATTCCCGTGCTAGTAAACGGGGCCACGCTTCCTGAAGATGCTGCTTTGCCCGAGGGGCTAAGGGGTTTAGTGCATCGCCAGAGCGCGGTGGTGCGCTGCGACCCCGACTTTCACCGCGATTTAGATCGGCTGATTCATCGCATTGAAGGCGTATTTAACAGTTTGGCTGTGGTTAGTTCCCCGCCGCCGTCGCCGCCGGTTTTCAGCCCGATCGATCGGCAGGCCGCTGCCCTGGACACCGCTAAGAAACCCGCTCAAGTGTCTAGAGCTCGGCCCATGGGGCGAAGACGCTGGTTACGCATGGCGGGTCTAGGCCTACTAGGCGGCGGCACGGCGATGGCGGTGCGTCAGCAGGTGCCAGCCCTACAGACCCTAGCCCCTGGAAATATTTCTCAGGCCATGCCCAGTCTGGTCACTCTACTCGATCGCCTTCAACAGGCCCTAGAGCAAGGGGAAGTTCCTACTGCAGAGCCACCAGACTTAGAACCTTCTGGTGTGGAGTCTCTGGAACCTTCTGAGGTAGCGACTCCTGACCCAGAGGTGCCTGCCCTTGAGGTAGCGGATTCAGGTGAGCTGTATAGCTATGAATCGGTAAGTGTCGATGAGTTTGGCATGGGGCGATCGCAGATTAAATTTTCCACTCCATCCCACAAAGCCCTGCGGTTAGAAACTCCGATTGGCCCAGTGACCCTGCGGCTGGTGTCGATTGTGGGGGGCCAGTTTGTGCTGGGTGCTCCCGATACCGAGCTGGGCCACGACCCCTCGCAGCCACCCCAAACCATTGCCGCCGTAGATTCGTTTTGGATGAGTGTGCACCCCATCACCCAGGGGCAGTGGCGGGCAGTGGCGCTGCTGCCCACTGTCAAGCGCGACCTCGACCCCAACCCAGCCTACTTCACCGGCAACGATCGCCCAGTAGAGCAGGTGTCGTGGCAGGAGGCGGTGGAGTTTTGCGATCGGCTCAACCAGTTGATCGAATCTCATCCCGATCAGCCTGGTCTACGGCGCTACCGCCTGCCCACAGAGATTGAGTGGGAATACGCCTGCCGCGCTAAAACCACTACCCCCTTCCACACGGGCCAAACCCTCACCACCGACCTGGCCAACTACAACGGCACCAAACCCTACCGCCAAGAACCAGTCGGCCAGTTTCGCGGTACCACTACAGCCGTTGGGGCATTTGGCAAAGCCAACGACTTTGGCCTCTACGACATGCACGGCAACGTGCTGGAATGGTGCTCCCCCAACCGAGACGCATCTTCTAACGATGACTGGCGAGTGGTGCGCGGTGGCTCATGGCAAAGCCCACCGCAGCAGTGCCGCTCAGCCTATCGAGCGGGCCTCAAGGCCGACACCCGCAGCAATGAGGTCGGCTTTCGCATTGTGGGTGAGG
- a CDS encoding ligase-associated DNA damage response DEXH box helicase produces MTSDLRLVPIAQYFATRGWQPLAFQAETWAAYLDGRSGLVQVPTGSGKTYAAVMGAIAEMIATPLEGLQLLYITPLRALSRDIEQAIKAPIEAMGWGITVESRTGDTSSARKTKQLKNMPNILITTPESLAVMLSYKDGAKRFSNLQAVVLDEWHELMSSKRGTQAELCLGYLRSLQPKLRTWAISATLGNLEEAAQTAVGLGTEPVIVRSNLKRDTVIKSIRPESVDTFPWAGHLGLRMFETLVEALDIEKSTLIFTNTRNQSERWYQALNFALPEEADRIALHHGSINVKEREAIEAGVKSGDIKWVVCTSSLDLGVDFQPVERVVQIGSAKNLARLLQRAGRSAHVPEGTSEVFFLPTNALELLEISAFRRGLEMGDMETRRPQHKPYDVLVQHLVTLACGDGFEPQKTLDNVRQTVAYADLTNEEYQWILDFIENGGQCLGAYPRYKKVVREDGLFKVSDAKLARIHRMGIGTITSNTPVKIVYTNRKEIGTVEESFVSRLKQGDVFFFGGRQLEYFQMKDMVLYVKGTRKKSTVTPTWGGGQLAISDTLSHHLRREVERVRSFLDDDDNRRVHSHSSAPSATIDHDIALANDEILTITPILEAQQRLSTLPTADELLVESCKTREGQHLYVFPFEGRFVHEGLGFLWGYRFAKQKTATFTISVNDYGFEILGPKGYPYQDLFSSDFFSLENLEDDIRASLNISELTQRKFRGVAQVAGLVFKGYPGSRKTSSQLQVSTSLLYEVFTKYEPDNLLLKQAEREVLQDQLETHRLAKMLRRLDQRSVVWKDTKRPSPLAFPLLVERLNSRMSNETLLERIQRMKEQWDRK; encoded by the coding sequence GTGACATCTGACCTGCGCCTTGTCCCTATTGCCCAATACTTCGCCACCCGTGGCTGGCAACCCCTTGCCTTTCAGGCTGAAACCTGGGCAGCTTATCTCGATGGACGCAGCGGGCTAGTGCAGGTACCCACCGGGTCGGGTAAAACCTATGCAGCGGTAATGGGAGCGATCGCCGAAATGATTGCCACCCCACTAGAAGGATTGCAGCTGCTCTACATCACCCCCCTGCGCGCCCTATCACGAGACATTGAGCAGGCGATCAAAGCTCCGATCGAGGCGATGGGCTGGGGCATTACCGTCGAGTCGCGCACAGGGGACACTAGCTCTGCCCGTAAGACCAAGCAGCTCAAGAACATGCCCAATATCCTGATCACCACGCCGGAATCGCTGGCGGTGATGCTGTCGTACAAAGACGGGGCTAAGCGGTTTAGCAATTTGCAGGCGGTGGTGTTAGACGAGTGGCACGAGCTGATGAGTTCGAAGCGGGGCACCCAGGCAGAGCTGTGTTTGGGGTATCTGCGCTCGCTCCAGCCCAAGCTCCGCACTTGGGCGATCTCCGCCACTTTGGGGAACCTGGAAGAAGCAGCTCAAACCGCCGTGGGCTTGGGCACCGAGCCGGTGATTGTGCGCTCGAATTTGAAGCGCGACACGGTGATCAAAAGCATTCGCCCCGAGTCGGTGGATACCTTCCCCTGGGCGGGACACCTGGGTCTGCGCATGTTTGAAACCCTGGTGGAGGCGCTGGATATTGAGAAATCTACTCTGATTTTTACTAATACCCGCAACCAGTCGGAGCGGTGGTACCAGGCGCTAAACTTTGCCCTGCCAGAAGAGGCCGATCGCATCGCCCTGCACCACGGCTCGATCAATGTAAAAGAGCGAGAGGCGATCGAGGCGGGGGTCAAGTCTGGCGATATTAAGTGGGTGGTGTGTACGTCATCGCTGGATCTGGGCGTCGATTTTCAGCCGGTGGAGCGGGTCGTGCAAATCGGTAGCGCGAAGAATCTGGCACGGCTGTTGCAGCGGGCGGGGCGCAGCGCCCACGTGCCGGAAGGTACTTCGGAGGTGTTCTTTTTGCCCACCAATGCTTTGGAACTGCTCGAAATTTCTGCCTTTCGTCGAGGGCTAGAAATGGGCGACATGGAAACTCGTCGCCCCCAGCACAAGCCCTACGACGTGCTGGTGCAGCATCTCGTCACCCTGGCCTGTGGCGATGGCTTTGAGCCGCAAAAGACTTTAGACAATGTGCGCCAAACCGTCGCCTATGCTGACCTCACCAACGAAGAATACCAGTGGATTTTAGATTTTATCGAAAACGGTGGTCAGTGTCTGGGAGCCTATCCTCGCTACAAAAAAGTAGTGCGAGAAGATGGGCTTTTCAAAGTTAGTGATGCGAAACTGGCTCGCATTCACCGCATGGGCATTGGTACCATTACTTCCAATACGCCGGTCAAGATTGTCTACACCAACCGCAAAGAGATTGGCACCGTCGAAGAATCTTTTGTGTCGCGGCTGAAGCAGGGGGATGTGTTCTTTTTCGGCGGGCGGCAGCTGGAATACTTTCAAATGAAAGACATGGTGCTCTACGTCAAGGGCACCCGCAAAAAATCGACGGTGACGCCTACTTGGGGCGGCGGGCAGCTGGCAATTTCAGACACACTCAGCCACCATTTGCGCCGCGAGGTGGAACGGGTGCGATCCTTTCTCGATGACGATGATAACCGTAGGGTGCATTCGCACAGCAGTGCACCATCCGCAACCATTGACCACGATATTGCCCTCGCCAACGACGAAATTCTCACCATTACCCCCATTCTCGAAGCTCAGCAGCGTCTTTCTACGCTGCCCACTGCCGATGAATTATTAGTAGAAAGCTGCAAAACACGGGAGGGACAACACCTCTACGTATTCCCCTTTGAGGGCCGCTTTGTTCACGAAGGGCTGGGGTTTCTCTGGGGCTATCGATTCGCCAAGCAGAAGACGGCGACCTTCACGATTTCGGTCAATGACTACGGCTTTGAAATTCTTGGCCCCAAAGGGTATCCCTACCAAGATTTGTTCTCTAGCGACTTCTTTAGCCTAGAGAATTTGGAGGACGACATTCGCGCCAGCCTCAACATTTCGGAGCTGACCCAGCGCAAGTTTCGCGGCGTGGCCCAGGTGGCGGGGCTAGTTTTTAAGGGCTATCCGGGGTCGCGCAAAACGTCGAGCCAGCTTCAGGTGAGTACGTCGCTGCTCTACGAGGTATTCACCAAATACGAGCCAGACAATCTGCTGCTCAAGCAGGCGGAGCGGGAGGTGCTGCAAGACCAGCTAGAGACTCACCGATTGGCCAAGATGCTCAGGCGGCTAGATCAGCGATCGGTTGTGTGGAAAGACACCAAACGGCCCTCGCCCTTAGCCTTTCCGCTGCTGGTGGAGCGGCTAAATTCTCGTATGTCGAACGAGACGCTGCTGGAGCGCATTCAGCGTATGAAAGAGCAGTGGGATAGGAAGTGA
- a CDS encoding GNAT family N-acetyltransferase: protein MTQVLHTERLMLRPSTMADLDAVRSLWTEPDVRQFLFDDHTLSRQEASDFLAASDASFAQQGYGLWLFFERSLLEQSGEVIAPSDPSLTITGFSGLIAVPDEPPSLVFGTRPQLWGRGYATESTAAVLRYVFDELGLEQVVADVDEPNTASIRVLERLEMVQTGRAIVNDRPLLYYALQPTK, encoded by the coding sequence ATGACCCAGGTTTTGCACACCGAGCGCCTGATGCTGCGGCCCAGCACTATGGCCGACCTCGACGCGGTGCGATCGCTGTGGACTGAGCCAGACGTGCGGCAGTTTCTCTTTGACGATCACACCCTTTCTCGCCAGGAGGCCAGCGACTTTTTGGCGGCCAGCGACGCGAGCTTTGCCCAGCAGGGCTATGGACTGTGGCTGTTTTTTGAGCGATCGCTGCTTGAGCAGTCGGGGGAGGTAATCGCTCCCTCAGACCCATCCCTAACTATTACCGGATTCTCTGGGCTAATCGCCGTTCCCGATGAACCACCCAGCCTGGTTTTTGGCACCCGACCTCAGCTCTGGGGCCGAGGCTACGCCACGGAATCAACGGCGGCAGTCTTGCGCTACGTCTTTGATGAGCTGGGGCTGGAACAAGTGGTGGCTGATGTGGATGAGCCGAATACGGCATCCATCCGCGTGCTGGAGCGTCTGGAGATGGTGCAGACGGGGCGAGCGATAGTGAATGACCGCCCTCTGCTCTACTACGCTCTGCAACCTACCAAATAG
- a CDS encoding NADPH-dependent FMN reductase, with amino-acid sequence MLILSATNGTNLELARAFESEATTRGLSVEIISLPDLHLPLYDSLGGSGADDGLSKLAQAMRQHKSLVICAPEYNGSIPPVLTNAIAWLSVSTDDFRALFNSRPVALATHSGGGGQKVMLAIRQQLSHLGCTVLGREVLSTSQKAANPEAIAALVSQLAALESAYEGIPAQG; translated from the coding sequence ATGCTGATCTTATCTGCCACCAACGGCACCAATCTTGAACTAGCCCGCGCCTTTGAATCTGAAGCAACCACCAGGGGCCTATCCGTAGAGATAATTAGCCTCCCCGATCTACACCTGCCGCTTTATGACTCCCTTGGGGGCAGCGGTGCTGACGATGGCCTGAGCAAGCTGGCCCAAGCCATGCGGCAGCACAAGAGCCTAGTCATCTGCGCGCCCGAGTACAACGGCTCCATTCCCCCAGTGCTGACCAATGCGATCGCCTGGCTGTCGGTGAGCACCGACGACTTTCGGGCATTATTCAACTCGCGGCCCGTGGCTTTGGCTACCCATAGCGGTGGCGGTGGGCAAAAGGTCATGCTGGCCATTCGGCAGCAGCTCTCGCATCTGGGCTGCACGGTGCTGGGACGAGAGGTGTTGAGTACTTCCCAAAAGGCGGCTAACCCCGAGGCGATCGCCGCCCTCGTCAGCCAGCTCGCCGCCCTCGAATCCGCCTATGAAGGCATCCCAGCACAAGGCTAA